Proteins encoded together in one Ipomoea triloba cultivar NCNSP0323 chromosome 4, ASM357664v1 window:
- the LOC116016725 gene encoding uncharacterized protein LOC116016725, producing the protein MSMLFQIVMKKEQVDNYYSAFTVLRICRDEVVLTQHCSGLFDRNEGDLVATNGGDWLDFEDNSEDGIVSDDDGSRGLDAMYKEMEKDKIVDLGDSDGASSSEQATLPLKRCLIDVFDCVGGTSKKAKEIVVKLEKM; encoded by the exons ATGTCTATGTTGTTTCAAATTGTCATGAAAAAGGAGCAAGTGGACAATTACTATTCAGCTTTTACAGTGTTGAGAATCTGTAGGGATGAGGTAGTCTTGACACAACATTGTTCAGGTTTATTTGATAGAAATGAAGGTGATTTGGTTGCTACTAATGGTGGTGATTGGTTGGATTTTGAAGACAATTCTGAG GATGGGATTGTGAGTGATGATGATGGAAGTCGTGGACTGGATGCTATGTATAAAGAAATGGAGAAGGATAAAATTGTTGATTTGGGTGACAGTGATGGGGCTTCCAGCAGTGAACAAGCTACGCTTCCCCTGAAGCGTTGTCTCATTGATGTTTTTGATTGTGTTGGAGGAACTTCAAAGAAGGCTAAGGAAATTGTTGTGAAGCTGGAAAAGATGTAG